The following nucleotide sequence is from bacterium.
GATTAACACGGATTAGCACGGATAAATAGCAGATAGCAGAGGACAGAAGACAAAGGTGAGAGTAAGGGCAACCCCTTGTGGTTGCCCAACTGTGGTTGCCTTACAGACACGAATCACGGACACGGTTCACGGATTTAATGATTCATATATTAAAGAAATCGTAAGCGTTCAGCCACTAAGGCACAAACTCGATGCTCGATGCTTGATCCTGGATACTAGATCCTTTACCAGCATCGAGGATCGAGCATCGAGCATCGAGCATCCAGCATCATGTGCTGAACGGTTACAAGAAATCAGTGTTTCATCCGTGTAAATCCGCGGCTGAATAGTTACAAAGGGGGTAATTATGAAAAACCTTGATGAACTGGCCAGGGAGGCTGTTTCAAAGCCAGCTCCTCTGGGGAAGGATGTAGCCATTGAAGAGTATCGTCAAACTCCAGAAGCACGACCATACCTGGAAGATTTATCTTCTTTAAATGAGCAAGATAAACTTAGAATGAGGGAGGCCGGCATAGAGGCCAGTGAGGAAGGCCGCTCTGGGACCTTTGTTCAAATGGATCACTCGGTGGTTCATGCCGGTTCTCACCAGGAGGGTCTGGAGATAATGAGTATTACCTCTGCCCTGGCCAAATATGATTGGCTGAAAGATAACTACCTTTGGAAGGCGGTGCCTGTGGATATGGACAAATACACGGCGGCCGCCCAAATAACGCCCCACCATGGCTATTTCATTCGGTCACAGCCAGGGGTGAAGTCAACCTTTCCTCTGCAGGCATGTCTCTTTATAGGTAAGGAGGGGCTGGGTCAGCATGTGCATAATGTCATTATTGCTGAAAAAGGTTCAGAGCTTAATATAATTACCGGCTGCACCACGGCTAATTATATTAAGGGTGGCCTTCATATTGGGATAAGTGAATTTTATATCAAACGGGGCGCTAAGGTAAGCTTCACTATGATCCATTCCTGGGCAGAAGAGGTGATGGTCAGGCCCAGGACTTCCACTATAATTGAAGAGGGTGGGATTTTCCTCTCCAATTATATCTGCTTAAAGCCGGTTAAATCTCTTCAGATGTATCCCACTGCCAGGTTAGTCGGTGGTGGAGCTACCGCCCGTTATAACTCTATTCTCTATGCCCCCTCTGGTTCACATCTGGATGTTGGTTCCAGGGTTATTCTCTCGGCCCCCCAGGCACGGGCTGAGGTGATCGCCCGGACTATATCCGGCGGGGGGAAGATCATTGCCCGGGGTC
It contains:
- a CDS encoding SufD family Fe-S cluster assembly protein, with product MKNLDELAREAVSKPAPLGKDVAIEEYRQTPEARPYLEDLSSLNEQDKLRMREAGIEASEEGRSGTFVQMDHSVVHAGSHQEGLEIMSITSALAKYDWLKDNYLWKAVPVDMDKYTAAAQITPHHGYFIRSQPGVKSTFPLQACLFIGKEGLGQHVHNVIIAEKGSELNIITGCTTANYIKGGLHIGISEFYIKRGAKVSFTMIHSWAEEVMVRPRTSTIIEEGGIFLSNYICLKPVKSLQMYPTARLVGGGATARYNSILYAPSGSHLDVGSRVILSAPQARAEVIARTISGGGKIIARGHLVGEVPEVKAHLECRGLILKDGLIHAIPELEGKAAGIDMSHEAAVGKIAQEEIEYLMARGLSAGEATATIVRGFMDVGIMGLPGPLAQEIDKAIKSCEKEML